Proteins from a genomic interval of Pseudodesulfovibrio nedwellii:
- a CDS encoding phosphoadenosine phosphosulfate reductase family protein, whose protein sequence is MHDSGIVHVVSCSGGKDSTASILRSRELGIQARYVFADVGNEHQLTYEYLDYLEDRLCITIERIKPDFSEWMAKRRAWVREVGPRRGYTPAMVERIVSHLKPTGIPFLDLCLIKGFFPSTKRKFCTQFLKQVPINTLVTEPLLEADREVWSWQGVRREESAARATASHFEASRDGWEGFFIYRPIVEWTTDEVFAMHRRHAVKPNPLYSLGMTRVGCMPCVNTRKEELYQIQKQFPEVIDRIAKWERLVMLCSKKGVTTFFHARTIPNRGGGDTRSHIRNAAKWSKTDRYGQYDMLKAMEAPAECASQYGLCE, encoded by the coding sequence ATGCATGATAGCGGAATAGTCCATGTCGTTTCCTGTTCAGGGGGCAAGGACTCCACCGCTTCCATCCTGCGCTCAAGGGAATTGGGCATCCAAGCGCGTTACGTGTTCGCCGATGTCGGGAATGAGCACCAACTTACCTACGAATATCTCGACTACCTTGAAGATCGGCTTTGCATCACTATTGAGCGAATCAAGCCTGATTTTTCCGAATGGATGGCAAAAAGACGGGCGTGGGTTCGTGAAGTCGGTCCCCGTCGCGGCTATACACCCGCCATGGTTGAGCGCATTGTCAGCCATTTGAAGCCAACCGGTATCCCATTTCTCGACTTGTGCCTTATCAAGGGCTTTTTCCCTTCTACTAAGCGGAAGTTCTGCACACAGTTTTTGAAGCAAGTCCCGATTAACACGCTTGTTACGGAACCGCTTCTTGAAGCTGATCGAGAGGTTTGGTCATGGCAGGGAGTTCGTCGCGAAGAGTCAGCCGCCCGTGCCACTGCAAGCCATTTTGAGGCAAGCCGAGACGGATGGGAAGGATTCTTTATTTATCGCCCCATCGTGGAATGGACTACTGACGAAGTTTTTGCCATGCACCGTCGCCACGCCGTGAAGCCGAACCCCCTTTATTCTCTTGGGATGACCCGCGTGGGCTGCATGCCCTGCGTCAACACAAGAAAGGAAGAACTCTACCAGATTCAAAAGCAATTCCCAGAAGTTATTGACCGGATCGCCAAATGGGAACGGCTTGTAATGCTGTGTAGCAAGAAAGGTGTAACGACATTCTTTCATGCCAGAACCATTCCCAATAGAGGCGGAGGCGACACGCGATCACATATCAGGAACGCCGCCAAGTGGTCTAAGACTGACCGCTATGGGCAATATGACATGCTCAAGGCAATGGAAGCCCCAGCAGAATGCGCCAGCCAGTACGGGCTTTGTGAATAA